A stretch of Telopea speciosissima isolate NSW1024214 ecotype Mountain lineage chromosome 11, Tspe_v1, whole genome shotgun sequence DNA encodes these proteins:
- the LOC122644799 gene encoding uncharacterized protein LOC122644799, which translates to MALHCDGSLLADTASYGGLIRNTIGDPILAFAGKREDASVLSMELLAILRGVSLCLEKDLLNVSIRSNSKLAVDILNGKIICPWSVQVLKSRIISLFDQLHRKEIQHAWREVNQPADYVAAIDVGNGESILYPLDLPRELLDLI; encoded by the coding sequence ATGGCTcttcattgtgatgggtctttgTTGGCGGATACGGCTTCTTATGGAGGTCTCATTCGGAATACTATTGGTGATCCAATCTTGGCTTTTGCTGGAAAAAGGGAGGATGCTTCGGTCCTTAGTATGGAGCTTCTAGCTATTCTTAGAGGGGTCTCCTTGTGCCTTGAAAAAGATCTTCTAAATGTGTCTATCAGGTCTAACTCTAAATTGGCAGTGGATATTCTAAATGGTAAAATCATATGCCCTTGGAGTGTACAGGTTTTAAAAAGTCGGATTATTTCTCTCTTCGACCAGTTGCATCGCAAAGAAATTCAGCATGCATGGAGAGAAGTGAATCAACCTGCTGACTATGTTGCGGCCATTGATGTTGGGAATGGGGAATCAATCCTCTACCCTTTAGATTTGCCAAGGGAGTTGTTGGATTTGATCTGA